The Phycisphaeraceae bacterium genome contains the following window.
TATGAATCGCATGCGCCGGGAGCCACATCGATCCGTCGGGCTTAATATGCGGCGCAACTGAAGCGGAAAGATACCGTTGCTCCTCGTCGCGCCGCAGCGCGATACCGACGTGAATGCGCCCCTGATCGAAGTGCACCCGCAGCGCGAGCAGACGGTCCGGCCACTGAGGCATGTCCGGGTCGCTGGCCATCCACTTTCGAAGGTTCACATTGAGCCACGCATTGGCATGCTGCGCATCGATCGCAACCTGCCACACATCGCTGCGCCAAGAATCGGTGGGCGCAAGATTCTCGGCTTGGGGGCGGATCAGCGTCAGCTGGTTGCCAAAAGCATGTTCGAGATCGCGGGCCTGGCTGATCGCACTCGGGTCGAGCGGATCGAGCGTTCCCCACCACTGCGGCGATTGATTGACGCGCGAAGCTGCAACCAGCCCCGTGATTGTCAACGCCCCTGCCGCGATGACCGTCAGAGCAACAAGGCGATGCCGCCAGCGGGATCGCGCGCTGGGCCGGGGCGAGACTGGTGCCGGAGCTGAAGACCGAGCTACTGGCGACTCCGGGTTCGGCGATGTCATTGCTCCCTGTGCCGATCCCCGCGAAGGAGCGGAGCGTGATGCAAGAGTCGGGTTGGCACGATGCGCGTTCGCGCCGGGCTGCCGCGAACTCAATGCTGTAGAACCCGGCGCCTGCGCCGCCCGCTTTTTCGCGGTGCGCCGGCGTCGAGCCCGCTTCGACGAGTTCGAGCTTCCACTTCGGTTGTTGCGCGGTCTGCCCATTGAGGAACGGGAGTATACGAAAAAGGCACCGGCGCAGTGGCCGATGCCTCAGAAGACTGTTTGAAATTCTCTCCCGTTGCCGTCCCGAGGCCGCCAGTCGCCAGCCCCGATTCCAATCAACGCTTCGAGAACTGGAAGCGACGACGAGCACCAGGCTGGCCGTACTTCTTGCGTTCGACCTTGCGGGCGTCACGCGTCAGATACCCCGCGTCGCGCAGCGCGGGCTCAAACGTCGGGTCATACGCGACCAAGGCGCGGGAAAGCCCGAGCCGCACCGCCTGAGCCTGACCCATGTATCCCCCGCCGTGGACGCGGATGAAAACCTCGATCTTGCCATCGGTATCAGTCAACTTCAGCGGAGCATTCACATCGTTGCGGTCGCGCAGTTCTGAGAAGTGTTCCTCGACAGTGCGGAACAATTTGCGGTTGACCTGAACCTTGATCTCGCCTTTGCCAGCCTTTGCAGGGCGGATGCGAACACGGGCAACCGCCGTCTTGCGACGCCCCGTACCCCACCACCAGCCATGTTTGTCGGCCGGCTGCGGGTCCGGAAGTTCGCGCTTGATGTTGCCCGCAGGCCCCGACGCCTTGACGTTTTCGCCGACGAGGCCGGGGTTGTTGATCGTGGTTTCGAAGCCGTATTCAGCCATTGTGCGTGTCTCCGATCGGTTTCAACCGACGTGCAAGGCCCAACCGCAAGAGCGGTGCGGGCTGCTCGTATCAGATTTCCAGGGGTGTCGGGGTTTGCGATGTGTGAGGGTGCTCGGTGCCTGCGTACACCTTGAGTTTCGAGAGCATCACCCGCCCAAGACGATTCTTGGGAAGCATGCGACGCACAGCATCCTCGATCAGCTTCTCGGGCTTGTGCTCGCGGACCTCGCCGTATGTCTGCGCCTTAAGTCCGCCCGGATACCGGCTGTAACGCATCTTGAGCCGCTGTTCCGCCTTGCGGCCGGTCAGCGCGACATTCGATGCATTCGTGATAATCACAAAGTCGCCGGTATCCACATGCGGGGTGTACTCCGGGCGATGCTTGCCCATCAGCACAATGGCAACCTCGGCTGCAAGCCGGCCCAGAGGCTGATTCGTGGCGTCAACGATGCGCCAGTTGCGATCGACTTCGCCTTTCTTGGCCATGAACGTCTGACGTCTGAGATGCGTGGGCATCATGACCTCCTCGTAGGGGCGCTCTTCACGACCCTAAAGCACGCCGCCTACCGGGCGGGGCGGGCCGACGTTTGACGCCGGCAGACTTGAAGTTTCCGAATGAATCTCCGCCCGAAGGCTTCGACCCAGAAAGGAAGTCTAGCCCTCAACCCAATACAGGGTCAAGAGGCCATCCAAACGGCCCAACTCCCGACGCCGGACCGGATCTGGACCGAAGGGTATGGTTCGGCCGATGGTTATGGCATCCATGAAGACACAAACCGAACACACCACGCCCATCAGATCCTCGCGTGACCCTGGCAATCCGATCACCGGCATCATCGCCCTCGTCTCAGCCGTCTTGCTCTTCGGGATTGTCGCGATCGGACAGAACACCAAACCCGCAAAACCCGAGACCGACCCCCCAGCCGCCGAATCCGCCATCGCCCCGAGCCTCGAAGCCGACCTTGCCTACCGCGTGTCAATCAAGTTTCACCGCTGGGTTCAGGCCGACCCCGCGGCCGAGCGCGCGCTCGAGACCTACGCCCGAACCACAACCGAGCGACTCTGCCTTGCAGTCGTTATTGGCGAACTCAAAGACGCAAACGCCGCAGCCGATCGCCTGCATTCACTCGCCAACTCGACCCCCGGCGAAGGCGTCGAACTCGATGCTCGCCTCCTTGCCCGCGTCTACGAACATTCCGCCAGCCAGGCCGAGCCGCGCGACCCTGTCCTTGCAGGAATCCTCGATGAATCACAGCGCGCCGACCTCGAATCGCGCCACGGCTTCTACGCGCGCGTCGCACTCACCCACAGCCTGCCCGACTCAGACCCCCAGCGGCTCGAACCGCGCAGCGGCGGATGGACCTTCATCCTCATCACCTTCATGATGCTTGGCATCCTTGGCGCCATCGTGCTCGGAGGTGTCCTCTTCATCCTCGCAATGATCTTTCTCGGCCTGGGCAGACTCAAGCCCGCAATGCCCCGAGCCATCCCCGGCGGAAGCGCATTCCTCGAAGTCTTCTCGATTTTCGTAGGCTTGTTTCTGCTCATCAAAGTCATCGTGGATCTTCTCGATAAACACACCAGCATCAGCGACGCCGCGCTCCTGTTCATCGCGCTTGGCTTGCAGTGGTCGCTGCTGCTCGTGCCCGCATGGCCGCTTCTGCGCGGCATGTCGCTCACCCACTGGAAGCACGCCATCGGCCTGACCGCCCCCAAAGGCATCGCCCGCGAAATCGGCGCCGGCATCGTCGGCTACATCGCAGGCCTTCCTGTCTTCGTCGCCGGAGTCATCGCCGTCCTCGTCCTGATGGCCCTCAAAACCTTTCTCTCAGGCATCGAAACCGAACCACCCGCCAACCCGATGATCGAACTCATGGCGTCCAAAAACGCCCTCGTCGTCATCCTCTTCGCCCTCACCGCTGTCATCTGGGCGCCACTCTGCGAGGAACTTGTCTTCCGCGGGGCTCTCATGCGTCACATGTCCGGACGCCTGCCCCTCATCCTGGCCGCCTTCGTGACCGCTGTCCTCTTCGCCTTCATGCACAACTATGGCCCAATGCTCACCCCGCCTCTGATCGCCCTCGGCTTCGTCTTCGCCATGATGCGCATCTGGCGGGGCTCCATCATCGCCTGCATCACAGCCCACGCCCTGCACAACGGCACCCTCGTTCTGCTTGTCATCATGCTGCTCAGGACCATCGGCGACTGACGCTCGCGCCAACGGTCCGCGACGGGTCGAAAGATCAGCCTTACAATCCCGTCACCATGTGCCCCCCCGCAGACACTCCGAACATCGTCGAGCCAAAAATCGCGCACCTCTACGAAAGCAGCGTTCCCTACAACCACGCACGCATCCGGGCCGCAGCCATCTACTGCTCCGACGGTCGCGTCGGCGAACACTTCGACGACTTCCTTCAGAACGGGCTCTCACTCCCTCGCTA
Protein-coding sequences here:
- the rplM gene encoding 50S ribosomal protein L13, with product MPTHLRRQTFMAKKGEVDRNWRIVDATNQPLGRLAAEVAIVLMGKHRPEYTPHVDTGDFVIITNASNVALTGRKAEQRLKMRYSRYPGGLKAQTYGEVREHKPEKLIEDAVRRMLPKNRLGRVMLSKLKVYAGTEHPHTSQTPTPLEI
- the rpsI gene encoding 30S ribosomal protein S9; the protein is MAEYGFETTINNPGLVGENVKASGPAGNIKRELPDPQPADKHGWWWGTGRRKTAVARVRIRPAKAGKGEIKVQVNRKLFRTVEEHFSELRDRNDVNAPLKLTDTDGKIEVFIRVHGGGYMGQAQAVRLGLSRALVAYDPTFEPALRDAGYLTRDARKVERKKYGQPGARRRFQFSKR
- a CDS encoding CPBP family intramembrane metalloprotease; this translates as MKTQTEHTTPIRSSRDPGNPITGIIALVSAVLLFGIVAIGQNTKPAKPETDPPAAESAIAPSLEADLAYRVSIKFHRWVQADPAAERALETYARTTTERLCLAVVIGELKDANAAADRLHSLANSTPGEGVELDARLLARVYEHSASQAEPRDPVLAGILDESQRADLESRHGFYARVALTHSLPDSDPQRLEPRSGGWTFILITFMMLGILGAIVLGGVLFILAMIFLGLGRLKPAMPRAIPGGSAFLEVFSIFVGLFLLIKVIVDLLDKHTSISDAALLFIALGLQWSLLLVPAWPLLRGMSLTHWKHAIGLTAPKGIAREIGAGIVGYIAGLPVFVAGVIAVLVLMALKTFLSGIETEPPANPMIELMASKNALVVILFALTAVIWAPLCEELVFRGALMRHMSGRLPLILAAFVTAVLFAFMHNYGPMLTPPLIALGFVFAMMRIWRGSIIACITAHALHNGTLVLLVIMLLRTIGD